One Novosphingobium sp. G106 DNA segment encodes these proteins:
- the cpaB gene encoding Flp pilus assembly protein CpaB, producing the protein MDKKKLTLLLVALVIAVGTALGARTLFVGAAAPQASAAAAAAPEAKGPKVLVAQRALPVGTIITADSVSYQAWPKDMVQDAYFIDGEADMSKLLGTVVRYPVTAGQPLTQGALVAPGDRGFLAAALGPGMRAITIPVSAKTGVAGFVFPGDHVDLVLTQSVKGGGDGQQLKASETILKNLRVLATDQATSTETVEGKSVVRTSSTVTLEVTPRIAEKVTVAETIGQLSLSLRSLADNQSELDKMVASGAVKLPEGASKEQEDRILSQALNRPVEGPTTFQTGGDVSRFQRSTVPAARDQQMARQMAAAPAMTATGIPVRLGPTVRVTRGKSTEVVSVGRN; encoded by the coding sequence ATGGACAAGAAAAAGCTGACGCTGCTGCTGGTAGCGCTGGTCATAGCGGTCGGAACGGCCCTTGGCGCGCGCACCCTGTTTGTCGGCGCAGCGGCACCGCAGGCATCCGCCGCGGCGGCAGCGGCGCCGGAAGCCAAGGGACCGAAGGTCCTGGTCGCTCAGCGCGCTCTTCCGGTCGGCACGATTATCACGGCCGACTCCGTCTCCTATCAGGCCTGGCCGAAGGACATGGTGCAGGACGCCTACTTCATCGATGGCGAAGCCGACATGTCTAAGCTGCTCGGCACAGTCGTGCGCTATCCGGTCACCGCCGGCCAGCCCCTCACCCAGGGTGCGCTCGTCGCGCCGGGCGACCGCGGCTTCCTCGCCGCTGCGCTCGGACCGGGCATGCGCGCCATCACCATTCCTGTCTCGGCCAAGACCGGCGTCGCCGGCTTCGTCTTCCCGGGCGACCATGTCGACCTCGTCCTGACCCAGTCGGTCAAGGGTGGCGGCGACGGCCAGCAGCTCAAGGCTTCCGAGACGATCCTCAAGAACCTGCGCGTCCTCGCGACCGACCAGGCGACCTCGACCGAGACCGTCGAAGGCAAATCGGTGGTCCGCACCTCGAGCACCGTGACGCTCGAAGTCACGCCGCGCATCGCCGAGAAGGTCACCGTCGCCGAGACGATCGGTCAGCTCAGCCTGTCGCTGCGCTCGCTCGCCGACAACCAGTCCGAACTCGACAAGATGGTCGCGTCGGGTGCCGTCAAGCTGCCCGAGGGCGCGAGCAAGGAACAGGAAGATCGCATCCTGAGCCAGGCGCTGAACCGCCCGGTCGAGGGTCCGACGACCTTCCAGACCGGCGGCGACGTCTCGCGCTTCCAGCGCAGCACGGTACCGGCCGCGCGCGACCAGCAGATGGCCCGTCAGATGGCCGCCGCTCCGGCCATGACGGCCACGGGCATTCCGGTCCGGCTCGGTCCGACGGTCCGCGTGACGCGTGGCAAGAGCACCGAAGTCGTGTCGGTGGGAAGGAACTGA
- a CDS encoding prepilin peptidase: MQGGVITYGLLTALAIALLVAAVTDLRRRQIDNWLNAAIALGAPLFWLAMGLSLGQIGWQIAITLGSFVIFAGLFALGWMGGGDVKLLTALALWIQPFWFAQLIFVMAVAGGVLTIIFGAWHFATRRKDKPAIPYGIAISGAGLWALASQYVPSLQNAGLFG; this comes from the coding sequence ATGCAAGGCGGGGTTATCACTTACGGACTGCTGACCGCCTTGGCAATCGCGCTGCTGGTCGCTGCCGTGACCGACCTGCGCCGCCGCCAGATCGACAACTGGCTCAATGCCGCGATCGCGCTGGGCGCACCGCTATTCTGGCTGGCCATGGGCCTGTCGCTCGGCCAGATCGGCTGGCAGATCGCTATCACGCTGGGATCATTCGTTATTTTCGCGGGCCTTTTCGCGCTCGGCTGGATGGGCGGGGGCGATGTCAAGCTGCTGACGGCGCTGGCGCTGTGGATTCAGCCCTTCTGGTTCGCCCAGCTCATTTTCGTCATGGCGGTAGCCGGCGGAGTGCTGACCATAATCTTCGGGGCCTGGCATTTCGCCACCCGCCGCAAGGACAAACCGGCCATTCCCTACGGCATCGCCATCTCCGGCGCAGGCCTCTGGGCACTGGCCAGCCAATACGTTCCGTCGCTGCAAAACGCCGGTCTGTTCGGGTGA
- a CDS encoding type II and III secretion system protein family protein, producing the protein MIRSLLTAACAAAPLAAAAPALAAPPPSVMRPANDMVLSIGRGQLVTTGGPMTDVFVANDAVADVEVKSGRQLYVFGKAGGETTVYASNAQGDIVWSANVRVGSNIDSIDQMLRLAMPDAKVGVATMGTGTYLLTGTVASPEDAAEAERLVQAFVGGKTPGEVNIVSRLKTATPLQVNLQVRFAEVSRTMVKQLASNITTIDGSGGFKFGYGQGRAASSFITTDPNLPLGIGQSVQGYTINPITGAVVQMPGTNVTQATGGLNTVAGLGRFLGLDILGTLDAGENIGLVSTLAQPNLTALSGETADFLAGGEFPIPLSQGLGSTSIEYKKFGVSLSYTPTVLANGRISLRVRPEVSELSSEGAIVLNGFQVPALTVRRTETTVELGSGQSFMIAGLMKNSSQNAIKKMPGAGDLPILGALFRSTSFQKGETELVIVVTPYLVNPVDAKDIKLPTDGYNAPNELQRILGNQESDGKSGVQRPLPSAAPQERNAPAVGEATPAPMPGSSSKRSAAAEVPAPGFNLK; encoded by the coding sequence ATGATCCGTTCCCTGCTGACGGCCGCCTGTGCCGCAGCACCGCTCGCCGCCGCCGCGCCGGCCCTTGCCGCGCCGCCGCCGTCGGTCATGCGCCCGGCCAACGACATGGTTCTCTCGATTGGCCGCGGCCAGCTCGTGACCACCGGCGGCCCGATGACCGACGTCTTCGTCGCCAACGACGCGGTCGCCGACGTCGAGGTCAAGTCCGGCCGCCAGCTCTACGTCTTCGGCAAGGCCGGCGGCGAGACCACGGTCTATGCCAGCAACGCCCAGGGCGACATCGTCTGGTCGGCCAACGTCCGCGTCGGCTCGAACATCGACTCCATCGACCAGATGCTCCGCCTCGCCATGCCCGACGCCAAAGTCGGCGTCGCGACCATGGGTACCGGCACCTACCTGCTGACCGGCACCGTCGCCTCCCCCGAGGATGCGGCCGAAGCCGAACGGCTGGTCCAGGCTTTCGTCGGCGGCAAGACCCCCGGCGAAGTCAATATCGTCAGCCGCCTGAAGACCGCGACGCCGCTGCAGGTGAACCTGCAGGTCCGCTTCGCCGAAGTCAGCCGCACGATGGTCAAGCAGCTTGCCTCCAACATCACGACGATCGACGGCAGCGGCGGCTTCAAGTTCGGCTACGGCCAGGGCCGCGCGGCCAGTTCGTTCATCACCACCGATCCCAACCTGCCGCTCGGCATCGGCCAGAGCGTCCAGGGCTATACCATCAACCCGATCACCGGTGCGGTCGTGCAGATGCCCGGTACCAACGTCACCCAGGCTACGGGTGGCCTCAATACCGTTGCCGGCCTGGGCCGCTTCCTCGGTCTCGACATTCTCGGCACGCTCGACGCGGGTGAGAACATCGGCCTCGTCTCGACACTGGCCCAGCCGAACCTGACCGCGTTGTCGGGCGAAACCGCCGACTTCCTCGCCGGCGGCGAGTTCCCGATCCCGCTCAGCCAGGGCCTCGGCTCGACCTCGATCGAATACAAGAAGTTCGGTGTCAGCCTGTCCTACACGCCGACGGTGCTCGCCAATGGCCGCATCTCGCTGCGCGTCCGCCCGGAAGTGTCCGAGCTGTCGAGCGAAGGCGCGATCGTGCTCAACGGCTTCCAGGTCCCGGCGCTGACCGTGCGTCGCACGGAAACGACGGTGGAGCTGGGCTCGGGCCAGAGCTTCATGATCGCCGGTCTGATGAAGAACTCGTCGCAGAACGCGATCAAGAAGATGCCCGGTGCCGGCGACCTGCCGATCCTGGGTGCCCTGTTCCGTTCGACGAGCTTCCAGAAGGGCGAAACCGAGCTGGTGATCGTCGTGACGCCGTACCTGGTCAATCCGGTCGACGCCAAGGACATCAAGCTGCCCACGGATGGTTACAACGCGCCTAACGAGCTGCAGCGCATCCTCGGCAACCAGGAGTCCGACGGCAAGAGCGGCGTCCAGCGGCCCCTGCCCAGCGCGGCGCCGCAGGAACGCAACGCTCCCGCCGTCGGCGAAGCGACGCCCGCCCCTATGCCGGGCAGTTCGAGCAAGCGCAGCGCCGCGGCGGAAGTGCCCGCGCCCGGCTTCAACCTTAAGTGA